Proteins encoded by one window of Salvia splendens isolate huo1 chromosome 5, SspV2, whole genome shotgun sequence:
- the LOC121802678 gene encoding UDP glycosyltransferase 9-like has protein sequence MEELAHGLAATNSPFLWVVRESEVDKLPRDFEPGERGLVVAWCDQPEVLAHRAVACFLSHCGWNSTLEAVGHGVPVVAVPQWMDQKTDAKFIEDVWGVGVGMGLCESGIVGRKEITVCIEGVVGGERGVGLRRKVCELKRLAKEAVGCAGTSTSNIQHFVEELLLR, from the coding sequence ATGGAGGAGCTCGCGCACGGCCTCGCCGCCACCAACAGCCCCTTCCTGTGGGTGGTCAGGGAGTCCGAGGTCGACAAGCTCCCCCGGGATTTCGAGCCGGGGGAGAGGGGCCTCGTGGTGGCGTGGTGCGACCAGCCGGAGGTGCTGGCCCACCGCGCCGTGGCGTGCTTCTTGAGCCACTGCGGGTGGAACTCGACTCTGGAGGCGGTCGGGCACGGGGTGCCTGTGGTGGCCGTGCCGCAGTGGATGGACCAGAAGACGGACGCCAAGTTTATTGAGGATGTGTGGGGAGTTGGGGTTGGGATGGGATTGTGTGAGAGTGGGATTGTGGGGAGGAAGGAGATTACGGTGTGTATTGAGGGAGTTGTGGGAGGGGAGAGAGGGGTTGGGTTGAGAAGGAAGGTTTGTGAGTTGAAGAGATTGGCTAAGGAGGCTGTGGGATGTGCTGGGACTTCTACTAGTAATATTCAGCATTTTGTAGAGGAACTTTTGCTTAGGTAG
- the LOC121805389 gene encoding UDP glycosyltransferase 9-like, producing MDTGRKAQVVVIPYPAQGHINPILAFAKSLASKGLLVAFVTTTSIAKSATFSDCASLTLHTVSDGSEHVDGTETVEAYFNRLRCKFSTNLADYIDSHMRGARAIIYDSVMPWVLDIAKDRGMVGACFFTHSCSFSAVVHHLGQGLLLRFPYEDDVAVVSLPALPRLEKRDLPSFPHLAPNLNLHYLVKHLTDQFSNLERVDWIFFNTFDKLETEILEWMRSRWAIATIGPTFLLHGQDKKQSISMFEPKADAYREWLESRGPNSVVYVSFGSIASLEKEQMAELGHALLATGHHFLWVVRSSELNKLPPDFANTTAGKGLIVEWCHQPEVLAHRAVECFVTHCGWNSTLEGLSHGVPLVAMAQWVDQTTNAKFVADEWGAGVRCGGGDGIVGREEIAMCIERVVGGDEIRRNALRWKELAAEAVGKGGSSDNNVEDFVSKILLG from the exons ATGGATACAGGTAGGAAGGCTCAAGTAGTAGTGATCCCATACCCCGCACAAGGCCACATCAACCCCATTCTTGCATTCGCCAAGTCTTTAGCCTCCAAAGGCCTTCTCGTCGCCTTCGTCACCACCACTTCCATCGCCAAATCAGCTACCTTCTCCGACTGCGCCTCCCTAACCCTACACACCGTGTCCGATGGCTCCGAGCACGTGGATGGGACCGAGACCGTTGAGGCATACTTCAACCGCCTCAG GTGCAAATTCTCCACAAATCTGGCGGATTATATAGACAGCCACATGAGAGGCGCGAGGGCTATTATCTACGACTCGGTAATGCCGTGGGTGCTGGATATCGCCAAGGACCGGGGTATGGTCGGGGCGTGTTTTTTCACTCATAGCTGCAGCTTCTCCGCCGTGGTCCACCATTTGGGACAAGGGTTGCTGCTGCGTTTTCCGTACGAGGATGACGTGGCGGTGGTGTCGTTGCCAGCTCTGCCTCGGCTTGAGAAGAGAGATCTGCCTTCCTTTCCTCATTTGGCGCCGAATTTAAATCTCCATTATCTTGTCAAGCATCTTACTGATCAGTTCTCTAATCTTGAGAGAGTGGATTGGATCTTCTTTAACACCTTTGACAAGTTGGAAACTGAG ATACTCGAGTGGATGAGAAGCCGATGGGCGATCGCGACGATCGGACCGACATTCCTACTACACGGCCAAGACAAGAAGCAAAGCATCAGCATGTTCGAGCCGAAGGCCGACGCCTACCGAGAATGGCTCGAGTCGAGAGGCCCCAACTCCGTCGTCTACGTCTCATTTGGAAGCATCGCCTCTCTAGAAAAAGAGCAGATGGCGGAACTCGGCCACGCTCTTCTAGCCACGGGCCACCACTTTCTATGGGTGGTCCGATCCTCCGAACTCAACAAGCTCCCTCCCGACTTTGCCAATACCACGGCCGGGAAGGGTCTAATCGTAGAATGGTGCCACCAGCCCGAGGTGCTGGCGCACCGGGCCGTGGAGTGCTTCGTGACGCACTGTGGGTGGAATTCGACTCTCGAGGGGTTGAGCCACGGGGTGCCCCTCGTGGCGATGGCGCAGTGGGTGGACCAGACCACGAACGCGAAGTTTGTGGCGGATGAGTGGGGGGCTGGGGTGCGGTGCGGCGGAGGAGATGGGATTGTTGGGAGGGAGGAGATTGCGATGTGTATTGAGAGAGTTGTTGGAGGGGATGAGATTAGGAGGAATGCTTTGAGGTGGAAGGAATTGGCGGCGGAAGCAGTGGGGAAGGGTGGGAGCTCCGACAATAATGTTGAGGATTTTGTTTCCAAAATTCTTCTTGGTTGA